One window of Fusarium keratoplasticum isolate Fu6.1 chromosome 2, whole genome shotgun sequence genomic DNA carries:
- a CDS encoding Aldo-ket-red domain-containing protein: MAAWLHTSTASAARRLSALTRQISTNKPRVILGLMTFGPPGSEPNGARMTSLSDFKAFLDYFQGEGYAEIDTVRIYVDGKQEAFTRTDSIDIFYLHAPDRSIPFTKTLEAVNDLYSEGKFRQLGLSNYAAWEVSELWNIANKREYVKPTVYQAMYNAITRDIDSELVPCCRKYGINIIAYNPLAGGALSGKYKSADIPSEGRFSSINDRQGQLCRDRFFKDSTFEALRYIEPVVQKHNLTLVEVVFRWVIHHGLLKFNGVGEGGNDGILVGVGSLQQLKDNLDNIYKGPLPEEVVQTLGEA; this comes from the exons ATGGCAGCCTGGCTTCACACTTCCACCGCCTCTGCAGCAAGACGACTGTCAGCTCTCACAAGGCAAATCTCGACCAACAAGCCCCGCGTTATCCTGGGTCTGATGACCTTTGGTCCACCCGGGTCCGAACCCAATGGTGCTCGCATGACCTCTCTCAGCGACTTCAAGGCATTTCTCGATTACTTCCAGGGCGAGGGCTACGCCGAGATCGACACCGTCCGCATCTACGTCGATGGCAAGCAGGAGGCCTTCACGC GCACCGATTCCATCGACATCTTTTATCTGCATGCGCCTGATCGCTCCATTCCCTTTACTAAAACCCTAGAAGCCGTCAACGACCTGTACAGTGAGGGCAAGTTCCGCCAGCTCGGTCTGTCCAACTATGCGGCGTGGGAAGTCTCGGAGCTATGGAACATTGCCAACAAGAGGGAATACGTGAAACCTACTGTTTACCAGGCCATGTACAACGCCATCACGAGAGATATTGACTCTGAGCTGGTTCCCTGCTGCCGCAAATACGGCATCAATATTATTGCCTACAATCCA CTGGCCGGTGGCGCCCTCTCGGGGAAATACAAGTCAGCCGACATTCCCAGCGAAGGACGATTCTCCAGTATCAACGACAGGCAGGGCCAGTTGTGCCGCGACCGCTTCTTCAAGGACTCGACCTTTGAGGCTTTGCGATATATCGAACCTGTAGTGCAGAAACATAACCTGACTTTGGTGGAGGTCGTATTCCGATGGGTGATTCACCACGGCCTGCTCAAGTTTAACGGCGTTGGCGAGGGCGGCAACGATGGTATTTTGGTCGGAGTAGGCAGCCTACAACAGCTCAAAGATAACTTAGACAATATCTACAAGGGGCCACTGCCAGAGGAAGTGGTTCAGACTTTGGGTGAGGCGTAG
- a CDS encoding AA-permease domain-containing protein, whose amino-acid sequence MNNLYGPSTSHPLIQHLSDMSNSCATVMEKVAGDEMKSSQVDDNIESGRGESIPVQEQNDQLERGLKPRHVNMFAIAGSLGTGIIIAMGKALRAGGPGNVLIAFVLMGAATYFVMTALAEMAVFAPRKKGFSGYATRYMDPALGFATGWNYFLKYSALLANNLTAAGLIISYWRSDINLGVWIAVFGVCIIALNFLKVVWFGEVEFWFAVAKVLVLVTLILTCFTISLGGQPSGERIGFRYWSDPGAFAKYIYGGSAGAFCGFWVCFINSAFLYIGFESVAITFGESRNPRKTIPRAIRQTAYRILVFYFGGLISVSMAIPYTSEKLLGATKSKTSAAASPFVIAIQQAGIKYLPGIINGCLLLFVFSFSNSDIYLASRTLYGLAKDGQAPKFFTRTTKHGVPYFAVIASSLFISLAFLNTTKASSVVFGYLISLTTVLGAVNWANILLSYFNFHRGLKAQGFSRGDLPWRGILQPYGAYYAAFTTFLVLVFSGWEAFVPKFDPVKFVVGYVGILVWIINILAFKYWKKTKYVTPLAMDLETDVLTVAQLDAEDAAESKTKLIFFQRIKGALWGQ is encoded by the exons ATGAACAACCTCTACGGTCCTTCCACTTCTCACCCCTTGATCCAACATTTATCCGACATGAGTAACTCTTGCGCCACCGTCATGGAAAAAGTTGCCGGTGACGAAATGAAGTCCTCTCAGGTTGATGACAACATCGAGAGCGGACGGGGTGAGAGCATCCCCGTCCAGGAGCAGAATGACCAACTTGAACGCGGCCTAAAGCCCCGCCATGTCAACATGTTTGCCATCGCCGGCTCCCTTGGCACCGGCATCATCATTGCCATGGGGAAAGCACTGAGAGCAGGCGGGCCTGGCAACGTTCTTATCGCTTTCGTCCTCATGGGCGCTGCTACCTACTTCGTCATGACGGCACTGGCTGAAATGGCCGTCTTTGCTCCTCGCAAGAAGGGCTTCAGCGGGTATGCTACGAGATACATGGATCCTGCATTAGG GTTCGCCACTGGGTGGAATTACTTCCTGAAATACTCTGCACTTCTGGCCAACAATCTCACGGCTGCTGGCCTTATTATTTCCTACTGGCGGTCTGACATCAACTTGGGTGTCTGGATTGCAGTCTTTGGCGTCTGCATTATTGCTCTGAAC TTTCTAAAAGTCGTCTGGTTCGGCGAGGTCGAGTTCTGGTTCGCTGTTGCCAAAGTCTTGGTACTCGTGACACTGATCCTCACTTGCTTCACCATCTCCCTTGGCGGCCAGCCAAGCGGCGAACGAATCGGCTTCCGCTACTGGAGCGACCCCGGTGCGTTTGCCAAGTACATCTATGGGGGCAGTGCGGGAGCGTTCTGCGGCTTCTGGGTTTGCTTCATCAACTCTGCTTTCCTGTACATTGGCTTTGAGTCGGTGGCGATCACATTTGGCGAAAGCCGCAACCCCCGCAAGACGATCCCTCGTGCCATCCGACAGACAGCTTACCGCATTCTCGTCTTCTACTTCGGCGGCCTTATCAGTGTCTCTATGGCTATCCCTTACACGAGTGAGAAGCTGCTTGGTGCCACCAAGAGCAAGACTAGTGCGGCCGCTTCTCCCTttgtcatcgccatccagCAGGCTGGCATCAAGTATTTGCCAGGAATCATCAACGGCTGCTTGCTGCTATTCGTATTCTCTTTCTCCAACTCTG ATATCTACCTGGCTTCTCGAACTCTGTACGGTCTGGCAAAGGATGGCCAGGCTCCCAAGTTCTTCACCCGGACGACCAAGCACGGCGTGCCATACTTCGCCGTCATTGCCTCTTCCCTTTTCATCAGTCTTGCCTTTTTGAACACTACCAAGGCGTCTTCCGTGGTCTTTGGCTACCTTATCTCTCTGACTACGGTGCTTGGTGCTGTCAACTGGGCCAACATCCTGCTTTCGTACTTCAACTTCCATCGCGGTCTCAAAGCCCAGGGATTTTCCAGGGGTGATCTTCCTTGGCGGGGAATCCTCCAACCATACGGCGCCTACTACGCCGCCTTCACCACGTTCcttgtcctcgtcttcaGTGGGTGGGAAGCGTTTGTGCCCAAATTCGACCCTGTCAAGTTTGTGGTTGGGTATGTCGGAATCCTTGTTTGGATTATCAACATTCTGGCATTCAAATACTGGAAGAAGACCAAGTATGTCACGCCTTTGGCCATGGATCTCGAGACAGATGTCCTGACTGTGGCTCAACTTGATGCCGAGGATGCTGCGGAGTCCAAGACGAAGTTGATCTTCTTCCAACGAATCAAGGGTGCTCTCTGGGGGCAGTGA
- a CDS encoding DAO domain-containing protein gives MKAPGTGPIPDYLDDSYETLADKAQDILRNDPAIAPHYFEQGFTFISNGQAGDFDKLTTDMLNNIKSKHSEDKYIELNNPEEVFQSLHGKGAKLVPESMLGHERQWVQGYISRRCATVNAEAIIKIYYDRCRARQNIEFILGTPVDVLIYGKHQDEVLGVTLEDGREIFAEKTIICTGAWSKDEKYRHVSCHTNLVTGLKIFQPLNGWLKILRRGAGLQNTTALKDPEDPKKTYKASYPHTVVDDPDPWIPLTFEASLREELREIFPAMANRRFDMARFCWLEQTTTGDFLISPHPKFKNLQMAIGGSFHGWKFLPLLVEFVIDSINMDLAP, from the exons ATGAAAGCTCCCGGTACTGGCCCTATCCCGGACTACCTCGATGATAGCTACGAAACGCTCGCCGACAAGGCGCAAGACATCCTGCGCAACGACCCAGCAATAGCTCCGCACTATTTCGAGCAAGGCTTCACCTTTATATCCAATGGACAAGCTGGCGATTTTGACAAGCTCACTACCGACATGTTGAACAACATCAAGAGCAAGCACTCCGAGGACAAATATATCGAGTTAAACAATCCTGAGGAGGTTTTCCAATCGCTGCATGGCAAGGGGGCAAAGCTCGTGCCAGAGTCGATGTTAGGGCATGAACGACAATGGGTTCAGGGCTACATAAGCAGACGGTGTGCTACAGTGAATGCCGAAGCTATCATCAAAATCTACTACGATCGGTGCCGCGCTAGGCAGAACATTGAGTTCATCCTAGGCACACCCGTCGATGTTCTCATATACGGAAAACACCAGGATGAAGTACTGGGTGTGACTTTGGAGGACGGCCGGGAGATCTTTGCTGAAAAGACTATAATCTGCACTGGCGCCTGGTCGA AGGACGAGAAGTACAGACACGTTTCTTGCCACACCAATCTCGTCACGGGCTTAAAAATTTTCCAACCCCTAAACGGCTGGCTCAAGATCCTCCGACGCGGAGCCGGCCTCCAAAACACCACTGCCCTAAAGGACCCAGAGGACCCCAAGAAGACGTATAAGGCATCGTATCCCCACACTGTTGTGGACGATCCTGACCCGTGGATTCCACTAACTTTTGAAGCCTCGCTGCGTGAGGAGTTGAGAGAGATCTTCCCAGCGATGGCCAACCGTCGCTTCGACATGGCGCGTTTCTGTTG GCTGGAACAGACAACGACCGGCGACTTCTTGATCTCCCCTCACCCTAAGTTCAAGAACTTGCAGATGGCCATCGGCGGATCTTTCCACGGCTGGAAgttcctccccctcctcgtGGAATTCGTGATCGACtccatcaacatggaccTAGCGCCCTAA
- a CDS encoding AA-permease domain-containing protein, which produces MDDKSPLKNGMPLKQTSSDAAGEVLEAGNVDALHRRLGNRQIQLIAIGGSIGTGLFINIGSGLAKACPVSLLLAMTVYCIFLGHVNNTMAEMATLYPVSGGFIRMAGKWVDDAFGFMAGWNFFLYEVLVVPFEITALSIVLTFWRDDIPPAAIITAVIISYVILNILAVRVYGEAEFWLSSGKVLLVFILFGFTFFTMVGVNPQGHAYGFSYWKDPGPFAEWHTTGDLGRFEGFLAALWVAYFIVVGPEYISMTAAEAKLPRTYIKNAYKTVYWRFGLFFIGGALCASIVVPYDDPILRGIIAGTESGAGTATASPYVIAMENLKVGVLPHITNALIFTSIFSADNTYFYCGVRSLYGLSLEGRAPKFLSKLTKNGVPIYCVIVSAAFSCLSYLQLSSGTTVVLQWFVNLVTAGCIINYIVMCITYIRFYKACQLQGVDRSTFPYRGWFQPYSAYLGLGFVIFVLFGYGYSSFTPWDVTNFFTHYGMVIVAAVTYSAWKIIHKSKVVPVAEMDLVWEKPAIDAYEATSEEIPVGFWTEILSMVGLKRLPKLATTA; this is translated from the exons atggatGACAAGTCGCCCTTAAAAAACGGCATGCCACTCAAGCAAACCTCATCAGACGCAGCGGGAGAGGTGCTGGAGGCCGGCAATGTCGACGCCCTCCACCGCCGTCTCGGCAACCGCCAGATCCAACTAATTGCCATCGGAGGATCCATCGGAACGGGCCTTTTCATCAACATCGGCTCCGGTCTAGCAAAGGCCTGCCCGGTATCCCTTCTCCTTGCAATGACCGTCTACTGCATTTTTCTTGGCCACGtcaacaacaccatggccgagatggcaACCCTTTACCCAGTCAGCGGTGGCTTTATCCGCATGGCGGGCAAGTGGGTTGATGACGCGTTTGGCTTCATGGCCGGTTGGAACTTTTTCCTTTACGAGGTCTTGGTCGTGCCCTTTGAGATCACCGCGTTAAGTATTGTTCTTACGTTCTGGCGAGACGACATCCCTCCagctgccatcatcacggcTGTAATTATATCATATGT GATCCTTAATATCCTCGCCGTTCGCGTATACGGAGAAGCAGAATTTTGGCTGTCGAGTGGCAAGGTTCTGCTagtcttcatcctcttcggctTCACATTTTTTACAATGGTCGGTGTGAATCCCCAGGGTCATGCCTATGGATTCAGCTACTGGAAAGATCCTGGCCCCTTCGCCGAATGGCACACAACTGGTGACCTTGGACGCTTTGAAGGATTCTTGGCTGCTCTTTGGGTAGCGTATTTCATCGTCGTAGGCCCAGAGTATATTTCGATGACCGCCGCTGAGGCCAAGCTACCCCGAACATACATCAAGAACGCATACAAGACGGTCTACTGGCGATTCGGTCTTTTCTTTATCGGCGGCGCGCTCTGTGCTAGCATTGTGGTTCCGTACGACGACCCTATCCTCCGAGGTATTATCGCCGGTACCGAATCTGGTGCAGGAACAGCGACAGCCTCACCCTACGTTATCGCCATGGAGAATCTCAAGGTCGGTGTCCTGCCGCATATCACCAACGCGCTCATCTTTACGAGCATCTTCTCGGCCGACAACACTTACTTTTACTGTGGCGTCCGTAGCCTCTATGGTTTATCCCTTGAGGGTCGCGCACCCAAGTTCCTGTCCAAGCTGACCAAGAACGGTGTCCCAATCTACTGCGTCATCGTATCAGCTGCCTTCTCATGCCTCTCTTACCTCCAGCTCTCGTCAGGCACCACCGTCGTCCTGCAGTGGTTCGTCAACCTGGTCACTGCCggctgcatcatcaactACATCGTCATGTGTATCACCTACATCCGGTTCTACAAGGCCTGCCAGCTGCAAGGTGTTGATAGAAGCACATTTCCCTACCGCGGATGGTTCCAGCCTTACAGTGCATACCTGGGTCTGGGCTTTGTCATTTTCGTGCTCTTCGGCTACGGCTACTCGTCCTTCACCCCGTGGGATGTCACCAACTTCTTTACGCACTACGGCATGGTtattgttgctgctgtcacGTATTCCGCCTGGAAGATTATCCACAAGAGCAAGGTCGTCCCTGTGGCGGAGATGGATCTGGTGTGGGAGAAGCCAGCGATTGACGCCTACGAGGCTACCAGTGAAGAAATTCCAGTCGGGTTCTGGACTGAGATCCTCTCAATGGTTGGTCTGAAGAGGCTTCCCAAGTTGGCTACGACCGCCTAA